A genomic stretch from Chitinophaga lutea includes:
- a CDS encoding M20/M25/M40 family metallo-hydrolase, translating into MKLYLSGLCCALLLICGPAGAQRISKAEVSRIISVLAADSMQGRATYSPGIEMASLFIEDEFKKAGLEPLPGLTGYRQAFATVGRRIRPVDSVTAEENPRYLHNVVGMIRGTDKPEEYVIFSGHYDHIGIQKAEAEDSVANGADDDASGITAVILLANYFKQHPPARSVIFAAFTAEEIGGFGSRYFSQQLAPEKIVAMFNIEMIGKESKFGRNSAFITGFERSDFGTILQKNLEASTFRFHPDPYPEQRLFYRSDNATLARLGVPAHTISTTQIDKDTLYHSVNDEVESLDMQNIADIIEAIAVSAKSIVGGVDAPTRIAKEEKQ; encoded by the coding sequence TTGTGCGTTGCTGCTGATCTGTGGGCCGGCAGGCGCCCAGCGCATCAGTAAAGCGGAAGTGAGCCGCATCATTTCGGTGCTGGCGGCCGACAGCATGCAGGGGCGCGCAACCTACTCGCCCGGTATCGAAATGGCTTCCCTGTTCATTGAAGATGAGTTTAAAAAAGCAGGCCTGGAGCCGCTGCCGGGCCTCACCGGTTACCGGCAGGCCTTCGCCACGGTGGGCCGCCGCATACGCCCGGTGGATTCCGTTACGGCGGAAGAAAATCCCCGCTACCTGCACAATGTGGTGGGCATGATCCGCGGTACGGACAAGCCGGAGGAATATGTGATCTTTTCGGGTCACTACGATCATATCGGCATCCAGAAGGCCGAGGCGGAAGATAGTGTCGCCAATGGCGCGGACGACGATGCTTCGGGCATCACGGCCGTTATCCTGCTGGCCAACTATTTCAAACAGCATCCGCCCGCCAGGAGCGTCATCTTTGCCGCATTCACCGCAGAAGAGATCGGCGGCTTCGGCTCGCGTTACTTCTCCCAGCAGCTGGCTCCCGAAAAGATCGTGGCGATGTTCAACATAGAAATGATCGGGAAAGAATCGAAGTTCGGCCGTAACAGCGCGTTCATTACCGGTTTTGAACGATCAGACTTCGGCACCATCCTGCAAAAGAACCTCGAAGCCTCCACGTTCCGTTTTCACCCGGACCCTTATCCGGAGCAGCGATTGTTCTACCGCTCGGACAATGCCACCCTGGCCCGCCTCGGTGTGCCGGCGCATACCATTTCCACCACGCAGATCGATAAAGACACCCTTTATCATTCCGTGAACGACGAAGTGGAAAGCCTGGACATGCAGAACATTGCGGACATCATCGAAGCCATCGCCGTAAGCGCTAAAAGCATCGTTGGCGGGGTAGATGCGCCCACGCGCATTGCGAAGGAAGAAAAACAATAG
- a CDS encoding endonuclease/exonuclease/phosphatase family protein, producing MKKTASALLLCLISALTTFAQDKTLTVMTFNIRYNTPRDSVNAWPNRKDKVASQILFHQPQVLGVQEALWDQMDDLAKALPGYKFIGVGRDDGDKKGEFSAIFYDAARLTLLDQRTFWLSETPETVGSKGWDAAICRIVTYGRFRDNKTKKEFYHFNTHFDHIGKVARRESAKLLLKKVQEIAGKTPVVITGDFNATPTDEPIQVIVNQQDPQRLTDAKAISKTPHYGPNSTFNSFRAHDIGNEPIDYIFLKGNWGVNKHATISQTWKGLFASDHFSVVAELRFP from the coding sequence ATGAAAAAGACCGCGTCTGCGCTGCTGCTTTGTTTGATAAGCGCATTAACCACCTTCGCCCAGGATAAGACCCTGACGGTAATGACATTTAATATCCGCTACAACACCCCGCGGGATAGCGTGAATGCATGGCCCAACCGGAAAGACAAGGTGGCCTCGCAGATTCTTTTCCATCAGCCGCAGGTGCTGGGCGTACAGGAAGCCCTGTGGGACCAGATGGACGACCTGGCCAAGGCGCTGCCCGGTTATAAATTCATCGGTGTGGGCCGCGACGACGGTGATAAAAAAGGCGAGTTTTCCGCCATCTTCTACGATGCCGCCCGCCTCACTTTGCTCGACCAGCGTACCTTCTGGCTGTCTGAAACACCGGAAACCGTGGGCAGCAAGGGCTGGGATGCCGCCATCTGCCGCATCGTGACCTACGGCCGCTTCCGCGACAATAAAACCAAAAAGGAATTCTATCATTTTAATACCCACTTCGACCATATCGGCAAGGTAGCCCGCCGCGAAAGCGCTAAGCTGTTGCTGAAAAAAGTGCAGGAGATCGCCGGCAAAACGCCCGTGGTGATCACCGGCGACTTCAACGCCACACCCACCGACGAGCCCATCCAGGTGATCGTGAACCAGCAGGACCCTCAGCGCCTCACCGATGCGAAAGCCATCAGCAAAACGCCGCATTACGGCCCTAACAGCACTTTCAACAGCTTCCGCGCCCACGATATCGGCAACGAGCCGATCGATTATATTTTCCTGAAAGGGAACTGGGGCGTGAACAAACACGCTACCATCTCCCAAACCTGGAAGGGACTGTTTGCATCCGACCACTTTTCGGTGGTGGCGGAACTGCGTTTCCCGTAA
- a CDS encoding S41 family peptidase, which produces MRSLLAGLLSAALSLPVYAQSTEAYFTTYPTLSPDGKTVVFSFEGDLWKADVQNPQAVRLTAMQGNEILPKISPDGKWVAFTAFQYGNADIFLMPLQGGEIRQLTMHEAGDQLESWSWDSKYVYFASSRSGNAASYKLGIEGGTPARVFNHYFNVTHNVVEHPTSGELFFNDTWESSFQANRKRYKGDFNPDIQSYIPATKAYKRYTDYRGKDFWATIDKKGAIYFASDEANGEYNLYTFSNGQKKALTSFSTSIKRPFANADGGKVVFEKDYQVWLYDVASGKAEKVPIKIYRNPVLPKEQGFDVKDKISNFDVSPDGKKLAFISRGEIFVSDIEGKFVRQIPRPAERALEVLWMADNRTLLFNQTLNGYQNLYTVAADGKGTPKELTKDKRSNRDINMNKTRTMAVYLSGRDEVRVLDLKTLDSRTIAKDELWAFQNADPRFSPNDEYVVFTAFRNFEQDIMVHNLKKNTTVNLTNTGVTETNPYWSPDGKYIYFTSSRTKPAYPFGLNNPRIYRLALDKFDAPFRADKFDELFRKEEKKDTSKASPAPSSIDINTARIMKRIELVSPDFGSQYGPIFINKKGEKTTVYYSSNHDGKPGIWKTVSEPFEASKTDKIAGTESGGGSIVEADGKLYMLAGGNIQKLNPDANKIEGINISTPFYRNLRQEFDQIFYETWANVEENFYNADFHGTNWSKVRDDYARYLPYINNRGDLRVLLNDMLGELNSSHLGFNTGGEDEKIALSYRTMETGILFDQQKPYTVESIVPNSNADKSGVDVKPGDVLTKVNGETVNKAACRDQYFTRPSFEREITLTFERGGKPFDVRLHPQSIGELGDQLYDDWIYSNEKKVDQLGNNRIAYTCMKNMGTGELDKFLIDMTGKIAQKDALILDLRYNTGGNVHDEVLRFLAQRPYLQWQYRGGKLSPQPNFAPAGKPIVLLINEQSLSDAEMTAAGFKALKLGKIIGTETYRWIIFTSGKGLVDGSFYRLPSWGCYTLDGKNLEKEGVAPDIYVKTTFTDRLEGKDPQLEKAVQEIMKDLK; this is translated from the coding sequence ATGAGATCATTGTTAGCAGGCTTACTGTCAGCCGCACTATCCCTCCCGGTCTACGCACAAAGCACGGAAGCCTACTTCACCACATACCCTACGCTCAGCCCCGACGGCAAAACCGTGGTGTTCAGCTTTGAAGGCGACCTCTGGAAAGCCGATGTACAGAATCCCCAGGCCGTTCGCCTCACCGCCATGCAGGGCAACGAAATACTCCCTAAAATATCGCCCGACGGGAAATGGGTGGCCTTTACCGCCTTCCAGTACGGTAACGCCGATATTTTCCTGATGCCGCTGCAGGGCGGTGAAATCAGGCAGCTCACCATGCACGAGGCGGGCGATCAGCTCGAATCCTGGAGCTGGGACTCGAAATACGTTTATTTCGCCTCCAGCCGCAGCGGCAACGCCGCCAGCTACAAGCTCGGCATCGAAGGCGGCACACCCGCACGGGTGTTTAACCACTATTTCAACGTAACGCACAACGTGGTGGAACACCCCACCAGCGGCGAACTGTTCTTCAACGACACCTGGGAGAGCAGCTTCCAGGCCAACCGTAAAAGATATAAGGGCGATTTCAACCCCGATATTCAGTCGTATATCCCCGCCACCAAAGCTTACAAGCGGTATACCGATTACCGCGGCAAAGACTTCTGGGCCACCATCGATAAAAAAGGCGCCATCTATTTCGCATCGGACGAAGCGAACGGCGAATACAACCTCTATACCTTCAGCAACGGGCAGAAAAAAGCCCTCACCAGCTTTTCCACCTCCATCAAACGCCCGTTTGCCAATGCAGACGGCGGGAAGGTGGTGTTTGAAAAAGACTACCAGGTATGGCTGTACGATGTGGCTTCCGGCAAGGCTGAAAAAGTACCCATCAAAATATACCGGAACCCCGTGTTACCCAAGGAACAAGGGTTTGACGTAAAAGATAAAATCTCCAATTTCGATGTATCGCCCGACGGGAAAAAGCTTGCCTTTATTTCCCGCGGCGAGATTTTTGTGTCTGACATCGAAGGGAAATTCGTGCGCCAGATCCCCCGGCCCGCGGAACGCGCCCTGGAAGTGTTGTGGATGGCCGATAACCGCACCCTGCTCTTTAACCAGACGCTGAACGGCTACCAGAACCTCTACACCGTGGCGGCAGACGGCAAAGGCACGCCTAAAGAGCTGACCAAAGACAAAAGGAGCAACCGCGACATCAACATGAACAAAACCCGCACCATGGCCGTATATCTCAGCGGCCGCGATGAAGTGCGGGTGTTGGATCTGAAAACGCTGGATTCACGCACCATCGCCAAAGACGAGCTTTGGGCCTTCCAGAATGCCGATCCGCGCTTTTCACCGAACGACGAATACGTGGTGTTCACCGCTTTCCGCAATTTCGAGCAGGACATCATGGTGCATAACCTGAAAAAAAATACCACCGTCAACCTCACCAATACCGGTGTCACAGAAACGAATCCGTACTGGTCGCCCGACGGAAAGTACATTTATTTCACTTCCTCCCGCACCAAGCCGGCGTATCCTTTCGGCCTCAACAACCCAAGGATTTACCGCCTCGCGCTCGACAAATTCGATGCGCCGTTCCGTGCGGACAAGTTCGACGAGCTGTTTAGAAAGGAGGAAAAGAAAGACACCTCCAAAGCCTCGCCCGCACCGTCTTCCATCGATATCAACACCGCGCGCATCATGAAGCGGATTGAGCTCGTAAGCCCCGATTTCGGTTCGCAGTATGGCCCGATCTTCATCAATAAAAAAGGAGAAAAGACCACCGTTTATTATTCTTCCAATCACGACGGCAAGCCCGGTATCTGGAAAACCGTTTCCGAACCGTTCGAGGCGTCCAAAACGGATAAAATCGCCGGTACGGAAAGCGGCGGCGGCAGCATCGTGGAGGCAGACGGCAAGCTGTACATGCTCGCCGGCGGCAACATCCAGAAGCTGAACCCCGATGCCAACAAAATCGAAGGCATCAACATCAGCACCCCCTTCTACCGCAACCTGCGCCAGGAATTCGACCAGATTTTCTACGAAACCTGGGCCAACGTGGAAGAGAACTTCTATAACGCCGACTTCCACGGCACCAACTGGAGCAAGGTGCGCGACGACTATGCCCGTTATCTGCCGTACATCAATAACCGCGGCGACCTGCGCGTACTGCTCAACGACATGCTCGGCGAACTGAACTCTTCGCACCTCGGCTTCAACACCGGCGGCGAAGACGAAAAAATCGCCCTCAGCTACCGCACCATGGAAACGGGCATCCTGTTCGACCAGCAGAAACCTTACACCGTGGAAAGCATCGTACCCAACAGCAATGCGGACAAATCAGGGGTGGATGTAAAACCCGGCGACGTGCTCACCAAAGTAAACGGCGAAACGGTGAACAAAGCCGCCTGCCGCGACCAGTATTTTACCCGGCCTTCATTTGAGCGGGAAATCACCCTCACCTTCGAGCGCGGCGGCAAACCGTTCGACGTAAGGCTGCATCCGCAAAGCATCGGAGAGCTGGGCGACCAGCTATACGACGACTGGATTTACAGCAACGAGAAGAAAGTAGACCAGCTCGGCAACAACCGCATCGCTTACACCTGTATGAAAAATATGGGTACCGGCGAACTGGATAAATTCCTGATCGACATGACCGGGAAAATTGCGCAGAAAGACGCCCTCATCCTCGACCTCCGTTATAACACCGGCGGCAACGTTCATGATGAGGTACTGCGCTTCCTGGCCCAGCGCCCCTACCTGCAATGGCAGTACCGCGGCGGCAAACTTTCACCCCAGCCGAATTTCGCGCCTGCCGGCAAACCCATCGTGCTGCTGATCAATGAGCAGTCGCTCAGCGACGCCGAAATGACCGCCGCCGGTTTTAAAGCCCTGAAACTGGGTAAAATCATCGGTACGGAAACCTACCGCTGGATCATTTTCACCTCCGGGAAAGGACTGGTGGACGGCTCTTTCTACCGCCTGCCTTCCTGGGGCTGTTATACGCTCGACGGGAAGAACCTCGAGAAAGAAGGCGTGGCGCCGGACATTTACGTGAAAACCACGTTTACCGACCGCCTCGAAGGGAAAGACCCGCAGCTGGAAAAAGCGGTACAGGAAATCATGAAAGACCTGAAATAA
- the leuS gene encoding leucine--tRNA ligase, which translates to MEYNFRQIERKWQQHWVETGAYKISNTSTKPKCYVLDMFPYPSGAGLHVGHPLGYIASDIYARYKRLKGFNVLHPMGYDAFGLPAEQYALETGQHPAVTTEQNIRAFRSQLDNIGFSYDWSREIRTSDPSYYKWTQRIFLQLFGSWYNRQAGKAEKIETLVRIFEAEGNLHHECPGDRAIRFSADSWNDYTYEQQQEILMEYRLGYLAYAEVNWCPALGTVLANDEVINGVSERGGHPVIKKKMRQWFLRITEYADRLLEGLEKVTFSEAMKDMQRNWIGKSQGAEIKFNIAGSMESLVVYTTRPDTIFGVDFMVVAPEHELVDAITSEAQMQAVNDYKDYVQSRSERERMADVKLITGCFTGAYAINPFDGRQIPIWISEYVLAGYGTGAIMAVPCGDQRDFNFAKHFNIPITNILGDAFNGEEANPTKEGKLFNSNFITGVEMKEAMEMVISKIETLGIGKRQINYKMRDAGFSRQRYWGEPFPIVYRNGVPEAMNPDELPLELPHVEHYTPGEDGEGPLANITGWVNLPAEPGTSLRRETSTMPGYAGSSWYFLRYMDPNNDSNFCDRKISDYWGQVDLYIGGTEHAVGHLLYSRMWTKVLFDLGHIGFDEPYKKLVNQGMITGSSRLVYRLRGTNQFVSAGLRDQYETDELHVDVNIVDGLELDLNAFKNWRAEYATAQFILEDGKYICGTLTEKMSKRLFNTVNPDVVVDRFGADTFRMYEMFLGPVEQSKPWETKGIEGVHRFLKKFWRLFADEQKGLIVQNAAPTAEELKALHKTIRKIEEDSERLSFNTAVSGFMVCVNELTDLKCHKKAILEQLLVLLTPYAPHVCEELWHLIGNSGSVLDAAFPVFDAQYVTESTKEYPVSVNGKLRTTINISLEATEAEVSAIALANEVILKWTEGKPPKKVIFVKGKMINVVI; encoded by the coding sequence ATGGAGTATAATTTCAGGCAAATAGAGCGAAAATGGCAGCAGCACTGGGTTGAAACCGGTGCTTACAAGATAAGCAACACCAGTACGAAGCCCAAATGTTATGTGCTGGACATGTTCCCCTACCCCTCCGGGGCGGGCCTCCATGTGGGGCATCCGCTGGGTTACATCGCGTCGGACATTTACGCCCGTTATAAACGCCTCAAAGGCTTTAATGTGCTGCACCCCATGGGTTACGACGCCTTCGGGCTGCCGGCGGAGCAATATGCGCTGGAAACAGGGCAGCATCCGGCCGTAACCACGGAGCAGAACATCCGGGCTTTCCGGAGCCAGCTGGACAATATCGGGTTTTCGTACGACTGGAGCCGCGAAATCCGCACCAGCGACCCCTCTTACTATAAATGGACGCAGCGCATCTTCCTGCAGCTGTTCGGCAGCTGGTACAATCGCCAGGCCGGCAAAGCAGAGAAGATCGAAACCCTCGTGCGCATTTTCGAGGCGGAAGGCAACCTGCACCACGAATGCCCCGGCGACCGCGCCATCCGCTTCAGCGCCGACAGCTGGAACGACTATACGTACGAACAACAGCAGGAAATCCTCATGGAATACCGCCTCGGCTACCTGGCCTACGCGGAAGTGAACTGGTGCCCCGCCCTCGGTACAGTACTGGCTAATGACGAGGTGATCAACGGCGTCAGCGAACGCGGCGGCCACCCTGTGATCAAGAAAAAAATGCGGCAGTGGTTCCTGCGTATCACGGAGTATGCAGACCGCCTGCTCGAAGGCCTGGAGAAAGTGACCTTCAGCGAAGCCATGAAAGATATGCAGCGCAACTGGATAGGTAAAAGCCAGGGTGCCGAAATCAAGTTCAACATCGCCGGCAGCATGGAAAGCCTCGTGGTGTACACCACCCGCCCCGACACTATTTTCGGGGTGGATTTCATGGTGGTGGCCCCTGAGCATGAACTGGTAGACGCGATTACGAGCGAAGCGCAGATGCAGGCCGTAAACGACTATAAAGATTACGTGCAGAGCCGTTCCGAACGCGAGCGGATGGCCGACGTGAAACTCATCACCGGCTGTTTCACCGGCGCATACGCCATCAACCCGTTCGACGGCCGCCAGATCCCCATCTGGATATCCGAATACGTACTGGCCGGCTACGGCACCGGGGCCATTATGGCCGTGCCCTGCGGCGACCAGCGCGATTTCAACTTTGCCAAACACTTCAACATCCCCATCACCAACATCCTGGGCGATGCGTTCAATGGCGAGGAAGCCAATCCCACCAAGGAAGGCAAACTCTTCAACAGCAACTTCATCACCGGCGTGGAGATGAAAGAAGCCATGGAGATGGTGATCAGTAAAATTGAGACACTCGGCATCGGCAAAAGGCAGATTAACTATAAAATGCGCGACGCCGGCTTCAGCCGCCAGCGTTACTGGGGCGAGCCCTTCCCGATCGTATACCGCAACGGCGTTCCCGAGGCCATGAACCCGGATGAACTGCCGCTGGAACTGCCCCACGTGGAGCACTACACGCCCGGTGAAGACGGCGAAGGCCCGTTGGCCAATATTACCGGCTGGGTGAACCTGCCCGCGGAACCCGGTACCTCCCTGCGCCGCGAAACCAGCACCATGCCCGGTTATGCCGGCAGCAGCTGGTATTTCCTCCGGTATATGGACCCGAACAACGACAGTAATTTCTGCGACCGTAAAATATCCGACTACTGGGGCCAGGTAGACCTTTACATCGGCGGCACCGAGCACGCCGTGGGCCACCTGCTGTATTCCCGGATGTGGACGAAAGTACTGTTCGACCTCGGGCACATCGGCTTCGACGAACCGTATAAAAAACTGGTGAACCAGGGCATGATCACCGGCAGCTCCCGCCTCGTGTACCGCCTGCGCGGCACCAACCAGTTCGTTTCCGCCGGCCTCCGCGACCAGTATGAGACCGACGAGCTGCACGTGGACGTGAACATCGTAGACGGGCTGGAACTTGACCTCAACGCCTTTAAAAACTGGCGCGCGGAGTATGCCACGGCACAGTTCATCCTCGAAGACGGGAAATACATCTGCGGCACGCTGACCGAAAAAATGAGCAAACGCCTCTTCAATACGGTAAACCCCGATGTGGTGGTAGACAGATTCGGTGCGGACACCTTCCGCATGTACGAAATGTTCCTCGGCCCGGTGGAGCAAAGCAAGCCCTGGGAAACAAAAGGGATCGAAGGCGTGCACCGCTTCCTCAAAAAATTCTGGCGCCTGTTTGCAGACGAACAAAAAGGCCTCATCGTACAGAACGCGGCCCCCACAGCAGAAGAACTGAAGGCGCTCCATAAAACCATCCGTAAAATCGAAGAGGATTCCGAGCGGCTTTCGTTCAACACCGCCGTGAGCGGCTTTATGGTGTGCGTGAACGAGCTCACCGACCTGAAGTGCCATAAAAAAGCCATCCTCGAACAATTGCTGGTACTGCTGACGCCCTACGCCCCGCACGTATGCGAGGAGCTGTGGCACCTCATCGGCAACAGCGGCTCCGTGCTGGATGCAGCTTTCCCCGTTTTCGACGCGCAATACGTGACCGAAAGCACCAAGGAATATCCCGTGTCTGTAAACGGCAAACTCCGCACCACCATCAACATTTCACTCGAAGCCACGGAAGCGGAAGTTTCCGCCATCGCACTGGCCAATGAAGTGATACTGAAATGGACGGAAGGCAAACCACCGAAGAAGGTGATTTTTGTGAAAGGGAAGATGATCAACGTGGTGATATAA
- a CDS encoding cell division protein FtsX has translation MAQSGKSSAKKSKPSYIYSIIGITLVLLLLGVLGLFMINAKKLSDYYKESIELQVILRDNVKEPQALLLKDSLAVLPFVRKIQYVSKDMAAERFKKENPEENFAVLGFNPLYASIDISLYARYVHPDSLAAIEKNIAGRSTVRELYYQRTLVSEVLDKAKSIGLVILVICIIMAIVVLFLIDNTIRLAMFSNRFLIKTMQMVGATRWFIAKPFDIRSIINGGISALLAIAGLIVLIYFAESALPEVRSMRDYFMTGLLFLGLIVIGIGISLVSTHRSVMKYLKLKLDDLY, from the coding sequence ATGGCTCAATCAGGGAAATCGTCAGCAAAGAAATCGAAGCCTTCTTATATCTATTCGATCATCGGGATCACGCTTGTGCTGCTGCTGCTCGGAGTGCTCGGTCTTTTTATGATTAACGCCAAAAAGCTGAGTGACTACTATAAGGAAAGCATAGAATTGCAGGTGATCCTCAGGGACAATGTAAAGGAACCACAGGCTTTGTTATTAAAAGATTCACTCGCCGTTTTGCCGTTTGTACGGAAGATCCAGTACGTGTCGAAGGATATGGCGGCTGAAAGATTCAAAAAAGAGAACCCGGAGGAAAATTTCGCTGTACTGGGCTTCAACCCCCTGTATGCGAGCATCGATATCAGCCTGTATGCGCGTTATGTGCATCCGGACAGCCTCGCCGCCATCGAGAAAAACATCGCAGGTCGCAGCACCGTACGGGAACTGTACTACCAGCGCACCCTGGTGAGCGAGGTACTGGATAAGGCCAAGTCCATCGGCCTGGTTATCCTGGTGATCTGTATCATCATGGCGATCGTGGTGCTGTTCCTGATCGATAATACCATCCGCCTGGCGATGTTCAGCAACCGTTTCCTGATCAAAACCATGCAGATGGTGGGCGCTACACGCTGGTTCATCGCCAAGCCATTCGATATCCGGAGCATCATCAACGGCGGCATCAGTGCCCTGCTGGCCATTGCCGGCCTGATCGTGCTGATCTATTTCGCGGAATCCGCGCTGCCCGAGGTGAGAAGCATGCGGGACTATTTTATGACGGGGCTGCTGTTCCTCGGTTTGATCGTGATCGGCATC